The sequence ttctagatttgtgatttttgaAGTTAGAAGCCAGGGATATATGCAGTGGAGCCTCTTCCCTTCATGGTTGTTTGGATGTATGTCAATCCCTATCTTTCCCTGCCCTTTGCTTTAGTCTGGTTTAATGGAGAGCCACATCTTGAACTTCTTTGGCATGTATAGGCTAGGGTAAAATGAGGTTGTCCTGTTGTCTGAGGAAGTAGGGTGGTCCTAGCCTCTTATTGACAAACAGTAGATTGTGGCCTAGAGACTAAGGTAAACTACAGGTAattattccctttctcccccacctcctcctctgtTGGTCCCCAGGGCTGGGGTTGTTCCTGTCCTAGCTGGAAGCTGTATAGACTCCCAAGATGAACTCTGCCCCAAGCTGTTCTATGACCCAGTTTTTCCACTTTGCCACACCCCGTTCCTGTCCCTTTCCCAAATCTTCCTCTAGATCTCAACTTGTATGATGTTGGCCATGTCAGCACATTCTTTGCCTGAGATATTGGGGAGTATTTGTGGGTGGACTAGGGTGCACCTCTTGCCTCCTCATGCCATTTGCCTTCCTCTCAGAATTATTGGGGTTCTAAAAAGAAGAAACTGGGATGTTGTTGTTCATAGGATAACATAGGAGTGTTCAGAAAAGGCCGTCCAAAAAATTATTCTTCCTGGTGAGATCTAGGCCGGTGTCCTGTTCCCTTGAGAGTGGGAGGGGTTGCCTTGAGCCTAGTCTGATCCTGAGCTAAGTAGGCTAGGGGGCCTGATGGGGCTTTGTCTAACCTGAGGTCTGTTTTCTAGTGTCTAGTCCTGGGAGGGAAGAGCCAGAGGCTGCTTAAGGGGTAGATCTCCAGAGATTAGAAGATAGAAACTTAGTATAGAATTGGAGGAAGAATGTTGTTTATGTTCCTTGGGACAAACGTATGAGTCTTTGAAacttgaggaaaatgagagaCTTTGTTGGGTATCCATTCAAATGAAAGTGGCATTGTAGGATGTGCTTTAGAACTTCTTGCCATGGATTCCTACTACAAACAATGGAATATCAGAAGTGTGGCAAGGAGATTGTGTGTTTGAGTTACTCTCAACGTCTTACCTATGTTCTGGTCTTTAAAACGATGTTTTTTTGGCAGTGTAACTCAATCTTTTGTTATCAATTGTCCCTTGTGTATTTATACTGGTTTTCATTCTCTTGAGACCTCTCAAGAAGAATGTCAACTTAAAAATGGGTAAGAGACCTGCATCTAGGGACTTTttgaaaggggagggagagagagggaaggaaaggaaaggacaggAAAGTTCTTATTGAGGacaatttctttccccttttgaacCTCCCAACACTTCCTGTCTGCCCTGTATTGGCAAGCCGGGTGCCCTAGGTGGCTTCTGTGGTCAGGAACCATTTTCCTTCTCCTAAGTTGTACCTCTCTTACCATTTCTATGATGGGTGGAGGTGGCCAGAGAAGAAAGGGAGTAAGTGAGCTAACATGGATTTCTGTTACAAAGGAAGCAACATCtgtccttctcctccccccttaATGCCCCCCTCTTACCTAACCCTGCCCAGCAGCCTTGTATATAACCCTAGGCTTTGTGCTAGTGTGCCCAGAGCCAAGGGGGAGGGGGTAGCCAGATGGGAGAAGGCTGGGTTGGAGGGAGTAGTAACAGTTGATTAGACTCGGCCCCAGAGGAGGGTAAGCTACTGGCCCCAGGGGAGACAAGAGAGCAGGCGCTTGAAGGTGAGAAAGAAGGGGGAGTAAACTATTGGGGAAGGGGTTGGTGGGGTGTTTTGGGGGAAGCTGTTGGCAGTTGAGCCTAAGATCCAGAGGCTCTGGTTGCCCTGAGTAGCAGAGGCCCAAAGGGGCTGGTTAAGGGTGTGGCTACAGGAAAACCTGAAGCTGAGTGGGACTCATATTTTCAGAACATTATTGGAGAAAGAGGCATGCTGCTGTATCTCCTACCTCTCAGCTGGTGTAATTTCCCAGGTTAGGGATATCTTGTCAATTAGAGTGTATCCTGATAGAATATTGGAACTTATTTTAACTTTCCCTGATAGTTACCTTAATTCAGAAACTATGTTAATGTAGATAAAGAAAATTGCTCTTAAGGAGTGGCTCTGGGGCTCTGTGATAGGCTAGAGGTGGCTGACCTGCTGTAGTGGCCCTGGTTAATATGCATACAGCTTTTCTCCTTGGACTTCTGGAGGAGAGTGAAGAAGGCAGATTCCCCTTAGAATTTGAGGAAATTATAGGTTGAAGATTCAGCATTGAGTCCTAACATTTACCTATCTTGCTACTTCTCCACATTTTACCCTAATGAACTTACTTAAGAGAATGAAGAAGACCCAGAGGAAGACTTATCAGAGGCAGAGACTCCTAAactcaaaaagaagaagaagcctAAGAAACCTCGGGACCCTAAAATCCCAAAGAGCAAACGACAAAAAAAGGAGGTGAGTGAGGGTGGCTGAGGTATGGTATGAATGGAGGTAGggtggaaaagaggaaaaataggagaatTAGCGATAGGGAAGATGTGTGTAGAGGGTAGATGTTGTGTAGGAAAGGTCTGGGATAAGCCAGGTGGCTGTCCCAAGCCAGCATGTGTGTagcatgtgtgtgtctgtctccctttccctctcctccccctccctgtTCTAGCGTGTGCTCTTATGCCGGCAGCTGGGAGACAGTTCTGGGGAGGGGCCTgaatttgtggaggaagaagatgagATGGTTTTGCGATCAGACAGCGAGGGCAGTGACTATACCCCtggcaagaaaaagaagaagaagcttgGACctaagaaggagaagaaaagcaagtctaagagaaaggaggaagaagaagaagatgatgatgatgatgactcaAAGGTGCCTAGAacccttttctcccccccccgaccccgcccccccccccccccccccccccccccctctcattccttttatttctcttttgacaTCTAATAGTCCCTTAGGAGACTTCTCTTGTAAAAAGCTTAACTTCTAGTTCTTTCCCCTTACGGTAGTATTTTGATTCTCAAGGGTTCCTTCTTACCTCCTATTATGTACCTTTGAAAGGATTGCCAGGGTTTTGATTCTCTTCCCTTGGCCTTTTTAGGAGCCCAAGTCATCAGGTCAGCTACTAGAAGATTGGGGCATGGAGGACATTGACCATGTGTTCTCAGAAGAAGATTATCGAACTCTTACCAACTATAAGGCCTTCAGCCAGTTTGTCAGGTATTTAAGCTAAGACTCAGGAGTCCTTAGGAAGGGAAGGAGCATGTAACTCTTTTTCAGTCTCTAGTcttgctattttgtttttatcaaccAATGTCTATTTTCATCCTTCCCCAGACCTCTCATTGCTGCTAAGAACCCCAAGATTGCAGTTTCCAAGATGATGATGGTTCTAGGAGCCAAATGGCGAGAATTCAGTACCAACAACCCCTTCAAGGGCAGTTCCGGGGCCTCAGTGGCAGCTGCAGCTGCGGCAGCAGTAGCTGTAGTGGAGAGTATGGTAACTGCAACTGAAGTTGCTCCACCTCCACCCCCTGTGGAAGTACCCATCAGAAAGGCCAAAACCAAGGAGGGTAAAGGTTAGTGAGATAAGATAGGTGTATGTAGATGTCTTTCCTTAtctttgaggttgaatttgaatctcAGGTTTATGTTGAGTTTAGGGAAAATTAATGTTGATAGACCTAGTTTAGACCTATTGTAAGgaggattgtcttttttttttttaatctattgccCAATATGTTCAACAAACTTCTGTTAAGTACCATACATGGAAGGTTCTGCCTGGGTCCAGGGGATAAGTTAGAAAAGCAGAGTAgtcttcaaggagcttgtattttcttggggagggggggatagGTAGTGGAAGATGTATTCTGTATGACAATATGTAGGAGGGAAAGAGCAATGACATTTGGGAGTAACAGGAAAGACTTTGCAGAAGTGCCAATTTTACTGACCCTTGAAGCGGGGAGACAAGGATTTTGacaagagagatgaaaagataaCATTTCAAGAATGAGGAACATCGTTTGGAAACTGATTTAATCGGCTTTGGCTAGAGTCTAAAGTGTGAAGAGAAGTAGTAATTTGATAAGATTGGAGTTAGATGATGGTGGATCTTACTGCCAGTCTAAGGAGGTAGAACTGTTTGAGGTATTGCCTGTTGAGACACTTAAGGGTTTGAATGGAAAAGGAATGGGGCACAGATCAGATCTTTTATAGAACTATTAGTTTAATTGTGGGGAAGAGGACTGGAAGTAAGTACAGCAGTCTCTCAGGGTAGCCTAGATAAGATTTTGATGGGTGGAAATAAAATGATAGCTCTGTGATTTGGACTGAAGAGAATGGATGAATTTATAGGACCGGATAATTAATTGGAcaagttgagtttgagatgctgaTAGACTATCTAGGTCGAAATGTTAAAGACACAGAATTAATAGGTCTTCATAATTGATTGGATTTGggaaatgaaaatagaagaaGTAAGGATAACTTCTGGGTGACTAGGATAAATAGGAATGTTTAAAAGTGGAGTTTTTCAGTAGGGAAAAGATTATCAACTTTTATTTTAGACTTACTGTTTTTGAAATACTGATGGAACTTCTATGTGGAGATGTCTGACAGGTAATTGATGATGTAGATCTGAGAACGTAGGAAAGAGCAGAGTGGATACATAGATATGTGGgtcatttttgtacatgtgataACAGAGCTCATGGGGTCAGGTGAAATTATCATGAAAGAAGACACAGAAAAAAGGATCAAGGACAGAGTCCTGGGGGACATCCACTATTTGGAGTTAGAAATTAGAGTTAGAAGTTGGAGTTAGAAGATGGCAGGTGGTTTAGCCAAGAAGCCTGAAAAAGATCAATCAAGTAAATAGAAGGAGAAATCAGGGGAGAGCAGTGTTATAAAAACAGGAAGAATATCCAGGTACATATGGTAGTTGGAGGGCAGTGGTATCAGGAGTCAAACtaaagagatcaagaaggatggaaaatgctattggATTTAGTAGTTAAGTTGTTggcaactttggagagaaaaatttCAGTGGAGTAGTGGGATGAAAGCCAGAATGGAAGAGTTTGAGAATTATGAGTGGGtggtgaggaaatagaggcagtgAGTGAgcatagatgatttttttcaaaaagtttgtcagtgaaagggaaggaaggagattgGTGATTGGTACTTTGAGTAGGATAGGGTTaaatggttgtgtgtgtgtgtgtgtgtgtgtgtgtgtgtgtgtgtttttaaaggATGTGATAAACCTGACATATTTGTAGATAACAGGGATAGAATCAGAAATAAGATATTAAAGGTGAATGAGGGAATAAAGTCAATAAGGCAAACTTCTGGACGCCTTAGAGAGTTGGTATTTGCATTTGACTCAACTTTTCTTTTAGGTCCCAATGCCCGACGGAAACCTAAAGCTAGCCCCCGTGTGCCTGATGCTAAGAAGCCCAAACCGAAGAAGGTGGCACCCCTGAAAATCAAACTGGGAGGCTTTGGCTCTAAGCGCAAGAGGTCTTCGGTGAGAATCTGCATGTGGTAGGGTCACCAAATCCTAAGGAGGAACTACCCTGGAACAGGATACAGCAATGGATATAAGTGTGGGAGGTTGTCGGCAGAAATGTTAAGCTAGACATCTAGTATTGTCCTCTAGTATGCTAACATTCTCTTTGAAAGGTGAGAATGGTACTTTCCTCACCACATACATCTTTTCCCTGGCTGGGGCTTCTAGCTCTCTGATATCTTTTATCCTGCTAGAGTGAAGATGATGACCTGGATGTGGAATCTGACTTTGATGATGCCAGTATCAACAGTTACTCCGTGTCAGATGGTTCGACTAGTAGGAGCAGCCGCAGCCGCAAGAAACTTAGAgctaccaaaaagaaaaagaaaggtgtgTTTCTCTTATGTCTTTGTATGGATATTGGTGAGGGCTCAAATCCCCTAAAAATAGGACTGAGATTTGGGGGTGGTATCATGATGGGTGGCGGGTTGTGCTACTTACTGGGCTTCCCCTCTTCCTTGCCTAGGCGAGGAGGAGGTGACTGCTGTGGATGGTTATGAGACAGACCACCAGGACTACTGTGAAGTGTGCCAGCAAGGAGGAGAGATCATCCTGTGTGATACCTGTCCCCGTGCTTACCACATGGTCTGCCTGGATCCTGACATGGAGAAGGCCCCGGAGGGCAAATGGAGTTGTCCACACTGTGTGAGTACCTATCACATATGGACCCCTTTGGACTTGGGGGAGGTTGTATTCTGTGGGGATTATGGGGATGAAGTTTGTgagatttgggggaaaggaaCTAGTTTGGGGGAAGAGATAGATTGAgaatggtgggggggggggtgggaccTAGCTGTGATCTCTTACTACAGGAAAAGGAAGGTATCCAGTGGGAAGCAAAGGAGGACAACTCTGAGGGTGAAGAAATCCTAGAAGAAGTTGGTGGTGACCCTGAGGAGGAGGATGATCATCACATGGAGTTTTGCCGTGTCTGCAAGGATGGTGGGGAACTACTCTGCTGTGATACCTGCCCCTCTTCCTACCATATCCACTGCTTGAACCCCCCACTCCCAGAGATCCCCAACGGCGAATGGCTTTGTCCTCGTTGCACAGTGAGTGCCTGACTTgaaagtggtggtggtggtggggaagtACAATTCACAACTTACAGCTTTATTGTTATGTGATACCTAAGCATTTTGAGAGTAAAGACGCGAAGGGATTGATCAGGAAATAGGGAAATTACTTTTTTGGCCCTTTTATAAAACCCTAGGCTACTGGTGATTCTGGGATTCATCTGGGCCAATACTGGAATGGTGTAGGGCAGGATGGTTAATGCTTTGTCCAGTCGGTACTAAAATAGTGTCATACTAGAGCAGAGCACTCTGTTCCTGTCCCTGTCTCAACACTGCTTCAGGGATCCTATCAATTCATACTGGTTTATTGGAGTCACATAATGCTCTCTAATTTTCCATAAGTCCAGTTTGCCAAGTCTGTTGACATCAAGCTTGattatcctgttttttttttttttttttgagaactagaCATTTGGTTGGTAAAAAGCAATTAGGTGTGAAACATGCAGAAGATAAACCACTGACTGTACTGATATATATAGGCTATGTTAGGCCTACTCCTTAGAGCTATGTgtttgtatttgttatttttcttagtgCCCTTCACTGAAAGGTAAAGTTCAGAAGATCCTGATTTGGAAATGGGGGCAGCCACCATCCCCTACACCAGTGCCCCGACCCCCTGATGCTGACCCCAATACCCCTTCTCCTAAGCCTTTAGAGGGGCGACCTGAGCGGCAATTCTTTGTGAAATGGCAAGGCATGTCCTACTGGCACTGTTCTTGGGTGTCAGAACTACAGGTAAGTGAGAATGGCTGCATGTATTCTCATACAAGAACTGGGAGATAAGGGGAAAGATAATAtcccaagacaaaaaataatatcttatttgataagatgctttctttttttttttctgatcatagcTGGAGCTTCACTGCCAAGTGATGTTCCGTAACTACCAGCGTAAGAATGATATGGATGAGCCACCATCTGGTGACTttggtggggaggaagaaaaaagccgTAAACGAAAGAACAAGGACCCCAAGTTTGCAGAAATGGAAGAACGTTTCTACCGCTATGGGATTAAACCTGAGTGGATGATGATCCACCGTATCCTCAACCACAGGTACTAGTAAAGCTCATAGTTGTCATAGAGATCTTAAAGGGTTCTTGGGGTTGGCGGGGAATGGGGGGAGGCAGGAAGGATAAGATCTCTGTGAAAGAGAATTAGGACTTACTTTTTTCTGTTCCTGAGATTGAACAAGTAAAAAGTCTGTCAGTgtcttatacaaaataaatgtgcaATAAATATTAAAGGAATCCTCATGTTTGAGCTATTagaagagggagggagtgggTGGTGTTGCATTTGGTCTGAGGACAAGAGCTTGTTGATCCCCAGAGGCAGAATATGCATTTCCTAGTTTGTAATATGTGCTATTCAGATTTGTCCATCTCAAGAACACAAAGAGAATGGGGTTTCCTACTGTgacaattctttctctctctttggtgCCACAGTGTAGATAAGAAGGGTCATGTCCACTATTTGATCAAATGGAGGGACCTGCCCTATGATCAGGCATCCTGGGAGAGTGAAGATGTAGAGGTGCAAGACTATGACCTATTCAAGCAGAGCTATTGGAACCATAGGTGAGTGAATATTTGAGTGACTTCAGAACGGGAGAAAGAGACATCGGAAGGGCAGGCATTTAAAGCTCTCTCTTCTTTAGGGAGCTAATGCGGGGTGAGGAAGGACGACCTGGCAAAAAGCTCAAGAAGGTTAAGCTTAGGAAGTTGGAGAGGCCTCCTGAAACTCCTACAGTTGATGTGAGTTGGGACAGAGAAGAGGAAATGACTTAATTAGGTGGGAGGGTAGATCATGTCTCTGTCCAGACCATGCTTCACTTGATGGGAGTCCCATAAATAATGACCTGTTCTCTCTAACATTAATTGttttagtaatttttcttttcctcccttctccatgtTTTTGAAACAGAGAgggttttatttcctctttttagcCAGCAGGGAAAACTAAAGCACAAAgatggagaaggggaggggaggatagGGTTTGTTTAAGGTCATGAAAACTTCTTGGAGAAAAGTATtgtggtataatgaaaagagtgctatatttggagtcaggaaagacttgggtttgaatctacCTTTTGACCATTAGCTAcgtgagcaaattacttaatctcttttagctcttgattcctcatctgtaaaatggtaatataGATATTGTAATAAGGTAGTATTACAGATACAATTGCACATACCTGTAGCCTTACAAAGTGTTTGAGGATCAAAAAATGAAACGTTTTCAGAGTACTTTTGCATACATTAATAACAGCATTGGCTCATATTTATATGTAGTTTAGGGCTAGATCTCAGCAGTCCTGATCTTCAGGTAAAGCTCTTTCCTTTCTGTTTGCCCTATTTTGGAGAACAGACAAGAAAGTTGCCAAAATGAACCTTAGGAAGGAATTGGTAGAAACAGATTTATTCAGTTTGGAGAAGGAACACTAGAATTTGTTTCCCTGAAAATCTTTTTAATACCAAAACTTCCCATTTGTTTGGTGGATTAGTTATCCTACCAAGAAAAGGAGGTTAGgacaagggaaaagagggaataaTGACCCGTGAATCCTATTCATAGatttttgtattgatatttaATTAAGACTGGAAAAGGCACTTGATATTACGAAGTCAGCTTCATCTTCAGGGAATATAAACTTATCTGCCAGTTTCTGACTTcccactattttttctttcagccAACAGTGAAATATGAGCGGCAACCAGAGTACTTAGATGCCACTGGTGGGACTCTACATCCCTATCAAATGGAGGGATTGAACTGGTTGCGCTTCTCCTGGGCCCAGGGCACTGACACTATCTTGGCAGATGAAATGGGCTTGGGCAAGACGGTTCAGACCGCTGTCTTCCTCTATTCTTTGTACAAGGAGGTGAGAAAGAGCACATCTTATTAATTaacttttctgtcttttcaaAACTATTCACTTATTTAGTGCTGAGGTAGAAAAGGAGAATTTGATATAATGGAGAagataagacagaaaaaaatattaagcaacAAAATATAATTAGTAGCACAGAGAGCTATATGAATCTTTGTGCAGGGCAGGTTGTGCCAGTTTTATCAGATCTGTGGGAGGGATTAGTCTGAGAAGGCCCCATGTAAGAGGGAAGTTTTGAAGGAGGGTCAAAACAAAGTTGGAGGGTTAGATTGAAGGTTGATGCTgatcccttttgttctttttcaagctCTTGGCGTAGGGAGGGGCTGAGGAGTTGTATATAGAGTGGTTTATAGAcagggtaatttttaaaagaacctaCATGCTTCTCTTCTGCCTCCTTCCTACTAGGGTCATTCAAAAGGCCCTTTCCTAGTGAGTGCCCCACTTTCTACAATCATCAACTGGGAGCGAGAGTTTGAGATGTGGGCTCCAGACATGTATGTGGTAACCTATGTTGGAGACAAGGATAGTCGTGCTATTATTCGTGAAAACGAGTTCTCTTTTGAAGACAATGCTATCCGTGGTGGCAAGAAGGCTTCCAGAATGAAGGTATCTCAGAGGGAAACTTATCAAGAGGGAGGAATAGCTCTTTCTGGCCAAGTCTCTTCCCTTGGGATGAGGGAAAAGGGGTGGCCTGGGAACTGGAAGATGCTTTTTACAGTAGATGCTTCTGAACGTCAATAATTGGGCTCCCTTCCTTTGTAGAAAGAAGCATCTGTGAAGTTTCATGTTTTGCTGACTTCCTATGAACTGATTACCATTGACATGGCCATTCTGGGCTCCATTGATTGGGCCTGCCTAATTGTGGATGAAGCTCATAGGCTTAAGAACAATCAGTCTAAGGTAAGCAAAGTCTTTGGGCTCTCTTATTATATGGTACCAATTTATTGAAGGTGGGGAATCTCTCAGTAGTGGGTAGAATAGAGAATGGCCATGCTATGGCCATCCCTTTGTTACAAGGTTTTCAAGGGCTAAATTGGCAAGCTTTTTAAATTAGTAAAGCCAGTTTGGAATTTGATGGAATCAAGCTGAGGCCCATGGGTAGCATGAAgtaatctgtttttctttctcttatatttcCCCTATGCCCTACTAGTTTTTCAGGGTACTCAATGGCTATTCCCTCCAGCACAAGTTACTACTAACAGGGACTCCTCTACAGAATAACTTGGAGGAGCTTTTCCACCTGCTTAATTTCCTCACTCCAGAAAGATTCCAGTGAGTATTCTTATATTACACACATCATTTCTCTTACTTTAATCTTACTCCCCTgccctccccccaatttttttcctgtttatcatataattctctttttttttccaccctctgatgaactttttttttgataaagcaACCTGGAGGGCTTCCTAGAAGAATTTGCTGACATTGCCAAGGAAGACCAGATCAAAAAATTGCATGACATGTTGGGGCCTCATATGCTTCGACGGCTTAAAGCTGATGTCTTCAAGAACATGCCCTCTAAGACAGAGCTGATTGTGCGTGTGGAACTGAGCCCGATGCAGAAGTGAGTTGGAGAAATGTTCCCCAAAGGGACAAGAAAAACACTAAACCcactaaaaatatttagaaaagtcTGCTTGTCCCCTGTAATATTTCCAATATTCACACTTTGCCCTGTTCTGGGAGCATTCCAGTCCTGGGGCATCTGGTGATAGGGAACAGTTAAGGCCTGAAGATGCTATCAGTACCAGTGTCAGAAAATGTGTTTTTCCAATTTTAGTCAAGTTCTGACTATTTGCAAGTTACCTTATGGTCTTTTAGGTTCAACCTAATTATTTTTAGGCTCTAAacctagtgtttttttttttttttaaactttctgggTTCCTGGACCCAAAAAAGGTCCAGGTATCTTCCTAGATCCTTAGGGTATGGTTGTCTCAAAGTTTGGTAATATGACTTTGTCTTCTGTCTGCAGGAAATACTACAAGTACATTCTAACCCGAAACTTTGAGGCACTCAATGCTCGGGGTGGTGGTAATCAGGTTTCCCTACTTAATGTGGTGATGGATCTAAAAAAGTGCTGTAACCACCCTTACCTCTTCCCTGTGGCTGCCATGGTAGGTCCTGAAATCtctttctttaatgttattttaattgtacccttgtcttctatttcatttttcttttttaccttttattctaGGAAGCACCAAAGATGCCCAATGGGATGTATGATGGCAGTGCTCTAATTCGAGCATCAGGGAAGCTACTTTTATTGCAAAAAATGCTCAAGAACCTCAAAGAGGGTGGTCACCGTGTGCTCATTTTCTCGCAGGTATCAGAAGGTGGTGGATTTAAGTATAGGAGAGATAGATGGTAAGGAGGTTCTTGGTGGAAGAGCTCAACTGATGTATGACGAATATATTTTCTTGTTAGATGACCAAGATGTTGGATCTGTTAGAGGATTTTTTGGAACATGAAGGTTATAAATATGAGCGAATCGATGGGGGAATTACTGGGAACATGCGTCAGGAAGCCATTGATCGTTTTAACGGTGAGAGGTTGGGTTATGTGTTATTGGTAGAAAGGGGACAAATCAAAATACCACCAGATTTTTCTTTTGgctaatcacttttttttttccccacacaacttcagttttctcatttatacttGCCACagggaatttattgaataggggaggAAATGCAGAATGGCTTGAAAGGCGTGTCTgattatttcagaaagatttCTAATGTGccatattttgttctttttttttttttccagcaccTGGGGCTCAGcagttttgctttcttctttctactcGAGCTGGGGGCCTGGGAATCAATCTAGCTACTGCAGATACTGTTATCATCTATGACTCTGATTGGAACCCCCATAATGACATCCAGGTGAACAGGATCAGATTCAGTGATTTAGCATTGATGCTGTTTGTTTTATAAAGAGTCCTCTACTTTTTATGAGTAGATGCCTaaatgaagagaaaacagaagttttactttgcataacttttttttttataaataagatatTGGATGTGATGGTTGTGCTTTCAGGGAACGATACCTCAATTCcgtctttttccagctttttggTTGGGAAGGTTGCTATTTCAACAGCTAGAGGCATTACAGACCTTGGTACTTTGATTGGATAGAAGTACAGAGGCAGGAGTCAGTGGAGCAGGGAAACAAGGTGATAGACACTTGAGCTTTtgcctctatctctctccttctgtaGGCTTTTAGCAGAGCCCATCGAATTGGTCAGAATAAGAAAGTGA comes from Sarcophilus harrisii chromosome 5, mSarHar1.11, whole genome shotgun sequence and encodes:
- the CHD4 gene encoding chromodomain-helicase-DNA-binding protein 4 isoform X6; this translates as MASGLGSPSPCSAGSEEEDMEVLLNSLPPPHPENEEDPEEDLSEAETPKLKKKKKPKKPRDPKIPKSKRQKKERVLLCRQLGDSSGEGPEFVEEEDEMVLRSDSEGSDYTPGKKKKKKLGPKKEKKSKSKRKEEEEEDDDDDDSKEPKSSGQLLEDWGMEDIDHVFSEEDYRTLTNYKAFSQFVRPLIAAKNPKIAVSKMMMVLGAKWREFSTNNPFKGSSGASVAAAAAAAVAVVESMVTATEVAPPPPPVEVPIRKAKTKEGKGPNARRKPKASPRVPDAKKPKPKKVAPLKIKLGGFGSKRKRSSSEDDDLDVESDFDDASINSYSVSDGSTSRSSRSRKKLRATKKKKKDHQDYCEVCQQGGEIILCDTCPRAYHMVCLDPDMEKAPEGKWSCPHCEKEGIQWEAKEDNSEGEEILEEVGGDPEEEDDHHMEFCRVCKDGGELLCCDTCPSSYHIHCLNPPLPEIPNGEWLCPRCTCPSLKGKVQKILIWKWGQPPSPTPVPRPPDADPNTPSPKPLEGRPERQFFVKWQGMSYWHCSWVSELQLELHCQVMFRNYQRKNDMDEPPSGDFGGEEEKSRKRKNKDPKFAEMEERFYRYGIKPEWMMIHRILNHSVDKKGHVHYLIKWRDLPYDQASWESEDVEVQDYDLFKQSYWNHRELMRGEEGRPGKKLKKVKLRKLERPPETPTVDPTVKYERQPEYLDATGGTLHPYQMEGLNWLRFSWAQGTDTILADEMGLGKTVQTAVFLYSLYKEGHSKGPFLVSAPLSTIINWEREFEMWAPDMYVVTYVGDKDSRAIIRENEFSFEDNAIRGGKKASRMKKEASVKFHVLLTSYELITIDMAILGSIDWACLIVDEAHRLKNNQSKFFRVLNGYSLQHKLLLTGTPLQNNLEELFHLLNFLTPERFHNLEGFLEEFADIAKEDQIKKLHDMLGPHMLRRLKADVFKNMPSKTELIVRVELSPMQKKYYKYILTRNFEALNARGGGNQVSLLNVVMDLKKCCNHPYLFPVAAMEAPKMPNGMYDGSALIRASGKLLLLQKMLKNLKEGGHRVLIFSQMTKMLDLLEDFLEHEGYKYERIDGGITGNMRQEAIDRFNAPGAQQFCFLLSTRAGGLGINLATADTVIIYDSDWNPHNDIQAFSRAHRIGQNKKVMIYRFVTRASVEERITQVAKKKMMLTHLVVRPGLGSKTGSMSKQELDDILKFGTEELFKDEATDGGGDNKEGEDSSVIHYDDKAIERLLDRNQDETEDTELQGMNEYLSSFKVAQYVVREEEMGEEEEVEREIIKQEESVDPDYWEKLLRHHYEQQQEDLARNLGKGKRIRKQVNYNDGSQEDRDWQDDQSDNQSDYSVASEEGDEDFDERSEAPRRPSRKGLRNDKDKPLPPLLARVGGNIEVLGFNARQRKAFLNAIMRYGMPPQDAFTTQWLVRDLRGKSEKEFKAYVSLFMRHLCEPGADGAETFADGVPREGLSRQHVLTRIGVMSLIRKKVQEFEHVNGRWSMPELAEVEENKKMSQPGSPSPKTPTPSTPGDTQPNTPAPVPPPDDGVKAEENNNKEEENTEGEREVKPAAPEASVEATQPSASNPEEEKVLTEPLEGEEKVDKPEVKEKTEETMETETKGVAETEKVEEKATVDLTPIVVEDKEEKKEEEEKKEVMLQNGETPKDLGDEKQKKNIKQRFMFNIADGGFTELHSLWQNEERAATVTKKTYEIWHRRHDYWLLAGIINHGYARWQDIQNDPRYAILNEPFKGEMNRGNFLEIKNKFLARRFKLLEQALVIEEQLRRAAYLNMSEDPSHPSMALNTRFAEVECLAESHQHLSKESMAGNKPANAVLHKGILKQLEELLSDMKADVTRLPATIARIPPVAVRLQMSERNILSRLANRGPEPTPQQVAQQQ